AGCGAGTAGATGTCGAGCTTCTCGCTGTTGTCGGACTCGCGCTCCGACTGGTACGCGAGATAGACGCGCGCGGACTTCGTGCCGTACGACGCGACGGCTCGCAGCACGCGTTGCAGTGCGGTGCCCGACGCGTTGCCCTGCTGCTCGTAACCCGCGGCAACACGGAAGTGCCCGCTTACCCAGCGCGCGACGGCGTTGTAGAACTGGATGCCGTTCGTCGGTTTGGTCGTGTCGTCGCGCATCGCAACCGAGAACTGCGCGGTCAGGCCGTAGGCTTCCGGCGTGAAGTACGTGATCGCGTTGCTCGCGCGCACCGTGACGTCGTTGAAATTGTTCAGCGGCGACGCGATGCTTTGCACGCCGACGGCATCCATTTCGCGATTGAGATACAGATACTCGGGCTTCTTCTGCCGTCCGAAGCGCAACTCGCCGAAGTCGCCGGACAATCCGACCCACGCGAGGCGATTGAAGGCGTCGGCGGGATTCGATGCCTGGCCGTTCACCGCGGAAAAGCCTTGCTCCAGCTGGAAATTGACGTGAAGACCGCCGCCGATGTCTTCTTCGCCCTTCATCCCATACACCGTTGCGGCGAGTCCGCCGGATGATGCGCGAACGACTGCGCCCGCGCCGCCGTCCTGATATTCGATGCCGTTGTCGATGACGCCGTAGAGCGTGACGGACGATTGCGCGTGAGCCGTGCCGAGCGCGCATGCCGATATAACGGCAGATGCAAAGATGGCGAGTTTTTTCATTGTCTCCGGATCGATATGTAATGGTTGATGCTCGTCGGGTTGGCTCGACGAGTCGGCGTGCGAACTACGGGTTGCGAATTGCACGCACACACGCGCGCTGGCGCGGCGATGAGAACTGCGCGACGGACGGCAGAAAGCGAAGATGGAAGCGAAGCGCGAGAGGAACGATAGGCGAGGAAGGCGCGCGCGTCCCTAGATAAAAGTGATGTTCAGTGGGACTTTTGTGAGGTGAGTCGAAGCGCATGAAGCGCGTCGAACCGCGTCGCCGCCGCGCGTCGTACTATTGAACGCGGCATCGCGAACACTGCACCGGACACGCGAAGCGACATTTGCATCTGCTGGCTCGCGCCGGAAGCCTCGGCTGCACTCCACGCGTTTGTCGAAGAGATGAAGGCGTCAGGCTTCGTTGCCGACGCGCTGGCGTAAACGCTATTCCGCCCAGGCTACACCGCCCATCAAGGCAGCCCGTTTCCGCAATGCACCCCGAAGCCGGGACGTTCGCGCAATCGCTCGAAGTACCCGGATACTGCAGGAAAATGCGGGTGTTCGAACGGCGTGCCGAACCAGCGGTTGACCGACAGTGCGATCGGTATGTCGGCGAGCGAAAACTGCTTGCCAGCAACGAATGCGCCGGTTGCGCGCAACTGTTCGTCGAGAATGCGCATGTGGCGCGTCCAGTTATCGATCGACAGCGCGATCTCGCTCGCCACCTGATGCGCCGCCGACTGACGAACCAGACCGAGAAACGCATAGCTCCACGACCGGTTGAGATCGGCTGCCTGCCAGTCGATCCACTGATCGACCCGCGCACGCAAAAGCGGATCGGCCGGATAAAGGTGCGCGCCATCGTAGCGGGCGGCCAGGTAGCGGATGATGGTGTTCGACTCCCAGAGAACGACGTCACCGTCTCTGACGACGGGCACCAGACCATTCGGGTTCAACGAAAGAAACTCCGGCGTCTGCGTAGACCGGAATCCGCTTCCCCAGTCTTCCCGCTCGAAGGCCAGATTCAGTTCAGCGCACGTCCACAACACCTTGCGAACGTTGATGGACGATGCTTTTCCCAGGATCTCGAGCATGACGGAGAGAAGTGAGGTCGATGCGCGAGTCTAGGCTTCGTCGAATCTTCCGTTCAAGGTACAGTTCGGTGAATCCGCGCCGTTGCAGTTGCGTGCAGTTGCATCCTGGCGGCGACGGACCCGTCAAGCCCCCAAGGATTCCGGCAGCATGCGCATCGATCCGTACAGCCTGGAGCTGTTCATTTCCGTCGTGCAGGAAGGCTCCATCGCGCGGGCGGCCAGCCGCAATCACATCGCGCCTTCGGCATTGAGCCGTCGACTCGCCGATCTCGAAACGGCGATGGGACTTCCGTTGCTGATCCGTTCGCCGTCCGGCGTCGAGTTGACGGAAGCGGGCCGTCACGCGTTCGCGCGCGCGGTGTCGGTTCACGATCAGTTGCAGTCTCTCGCGCGCGAGGTTCAGTCGCTCAGCGGTCAGGTCGCGGGCGTCGTGCGTCTGTATGCGAACGCGTCGGCGATCGTCGGCTTCCTGCCCGAGCGACTGAAGGCGTTCCAGGCGCGCTATCCGCTCGTGCAGATCGCGTTGACGGAACAGATCAGCGACGAGGTGATCCGTGCCTGTGTCGACGATCGCGCAGACGTGGGCATTTCGGCGAGCGGCGAGATACCGGGCGGTCTCGAATCATGGCATTTCGCCGACGATCCGCTGATGGTCGTCGTGCCGCCCGGCCACGAACTCGCCGCGCTCGAAGCGCCGTCGTTCAACGACGTGATCCGCTTTCCGCTCGTCGCGTTGCAGGCGGGCGGTTCGCTCGATCAGATCCTGAAGGAACGCGCCGATGCCGCCCGCACGCCGCTCGATCTGTCCGTGACGGTCAACAGTTTCGACGCGCAATGCCGGATGGTCGAGGCGGGGCTCGGCATCGGCATCGTGCCGACCAGCGCGGCGTCCGCGTTCGCGGGATCGCATGGTTTCGTGCGTCGGCCGCTCGATGAACCGTGGGCGCGCGCTCGCACTCTGCGGGTTCACGCGCTGCGGAAGTCGTCGCGCCTGAAAGCCGTGCAGGCATTGATCGAAGCGCTCGCCACGAACGAGGGTTAACGAGGACATCGCGATTCGCGATGCCCCCTTTGCCAATCGAGCACTTCATTGCCGCCGTCGTCGCCGTCTAGATTTCCGTTGAAGGAGAAATCAGATGGCGACACTGGAATTGACGGGCCGGATCCTGTTTCTTTGCGACGATCCCGAACGCGTCGAGCGGCAACTCGGCGGCGTCGATCTGACGCAAGCGTCGGCGGGCACGTTGCGCGACGACGTATCGACGGATGAGATCACGCCGATGAGCGTACTCACGCGCTTCGACGAACGGCTCGGCCGCTTTCCTTATCTCGGCTTCCGCACGGGCGGCCGCAATCCGATCGGTGCCGACGCGATCCGTGCAGGCGGCTTCTGCGTGACGGTAGCGGGCAATCGCTACGGCAAGGGTTCGTCGCGCGAACATAGTCCGCTTGCGGAATATCGCGCGGGCATCCGGCTCGTGATCGCGAAGAGCTTCGAGCGGATCTATCGGCAGAACGCCGACAACCTCGGTCTCTTCACGTCGACGGACTTCGGGCTGATCGAACGCATCCGGCGCGGCGAGCCGGTCGACATCGAAGAACTCGTTGCGTCGCGCGACAACCTGTCCGCGTCGATCCTGCGCAGCGGCGGGTTGCTGCGCTACGGCGCACGGTACATGCGGACGATCGAACCCGCCGCAAGCGCCGTCGATAATTCGCCGCGCACGCTCGCGCAAAAAATCCTGGAACGTCACGCGCTGCGCACGGAAGGAACGGGCGAATCGCTCGCGCCCGGCTCGGGTGTCTTCGTGCGCGCCGACTGGCGCTTCATCCACGAGTACTACACGGGCATGGCGACGCACATGCTGCACGCGACGTTCGGCAAGCCGCTGTCGCTGCATCAGCCCGACAGCATTCTCACGTTCGAAGACCATCTTTCGTATTCGCACAAGAGCGAACTGCACATCAGGAACGGCTTGCTGCCCGACGTGCGGGAATTGTCGGCGGCACACCGGCAGTTCGCGCAGGACTATGCGCTAACGAACCACGGCTATCTGTCCGAATCGGGCAGCGGCATCGACGAAGGCTCGGAAGGCATCTCGCACGCGATGATGGCCGAGCGCTACGCGTTGCCTGGCCAGGTGATCGTCGGCACGGATTCGCATACGCCGCATAGCGGCGCGCTGGGCTGCGTGGCGTTCGGCGTCGGCACCACGGACATGGCGAACGCCTTCGTCACGGGCGCCGTGCGGATGACCGTGCCGCAATCGCTGCGCGTCGATTTCAACGGTCCGATTCCGCCCGGCGTGACGGCAAAGGATCTCGTGCTGCATCTGCTCGCCGAGCCGGCGATCCGTTCAGGCGCGGGCGTGGGCAAGGTGTTCGAGTTCGCGGGCTCGGCGATGTCGCAACTGACCACCGACGAACGCACGACGCTCACGAACATGACGGCGGAACTCGGCGGCTTCACGGGCCTCGTCGCACCCGATGCCGAGACCGTGCGCTTCCTCAAGGAACGCCGGGGCATCGACTTCGTGATCGAACCGTGGATGCACAGCGACGCGGGCGCGTCCTACGCCGACGTCATCGAGATCGACTGCACGCGCATCACGCCGATGCTCGCCGCGCCCGGCGATCCCGGCAACGGCGTCGCGCTGAGCGATTTGGCTGAGCGTCCGCACGTCGATATCGCTTATGGCGGCTCGTGCACGGCGGGCAAGCGCGAGGACTTCGACCACTATCACGAAGTGCTCGCGTGGGCGGCGGCGCGCGACCTGCGCGTGCCGGCGGACGTAAAGCTCTATCTGCAGTTCGGCACTTCCGACGTCAGGGACTATTGCGCAGAACGCGGCTACCTCGATGCGTTCGAAAAGGTTGGCGCGATCCTGCTGCAACCGTCGTGCGGCGCATGCGCGAACTGCGGACCGGGATCGTCGACGGATGCTGGCGAAGTGACGATCAGCGCGATCAATCGAAATTTCCCGGGCCGCTCGGGTCCAGGACAGGTGTGGCTCGCGAGCCCGCCGACTGTCGTCGCGAGCGCGCTGGCTGGCCGCATCGCTTCGTTCGCGGAATTGCAGGCGCAGTACGCGTGAAGCATCGGTCGACAGGCCGCTTCACGAAGTTGTTGAACATTCAAAACTACGAGATTTGGAGACAGACATGACAACTCTGGAGGGCGCCTCCCATCTACGCGCCACCGATCACCTCGCACGCGCCGACGCATCGCAGGCGGCGGGCACGGGCGAAATTTCGGCGCGTCTCGACCGGCTTCCCGGGACTCGCGCGGTCTGGAAGCTGATTCTGCTGCTGAGTCTCGGCTTCTTCTTCGAACTCTACGATCTGCTCTTTACGGGCTACATCGCGCCGGGGCTCGTCAAAAGCGGCATTCTCACGCCGACGACGACGGGCCTGTTCGGCACGTCGGGCGTCGCGAGTTTCATCGCCGCGCTCTTCTGCGGACTGTTCATCGGCACGATCGCGTGCGGCTTTCTCGCCGACCGTTTCGGCCGACGCGCGATCTTCACGTGGTCGCTCCTCTGGTACGTCGCGGCGAACACGGTGATGGCGTTTCAGGACACCGCGAGCGGTCTGAACCTGTGGCGCTTCATCTCGGGAATGGGCATCGGCGTCGAGCTGATCACCATCGGCACGTATATGTCCGAACTCGCGCCGAAGCATCTGCGCGGGCGGGCTTTCGCGATCTGCCAGACGATCGGTTTTTCGGCCGTGCCCGTCGTCGCGTTTCTTTCGTATCTGCTGGTGCCCGCGATGCCGTTCGGCATGGATGGCTGGCGCTGGGTCGTGCTGCTCGGCGGCATTAGCGCGCTGTTCGTCTGGTACTTCCGGCGCAACCTTCCGGAAAGTCCGCGCTGGCTCGCGAGCAAAGGGCGTATCCGCGAAGCGAATGAAGTGCTTGCGCGTCTCGAAGAACAGGTCGAGCGGCAATACGGACAGCCGCTGCCCGAACCGGGCGCGCCCGATCCCGTTCCGCGCAAGGCCACTTTCGCCGACATGTGGAAGCCGCCGTATCGCAAGCGCACGCTGATGCTGATCGCCTTCCACATCTTCCAGACGGTCGGCTTTTACGGTTTCGCGAACTGGGTGCCGACGCTGCTTGTCAAGCAAGGCATCACGGTAACGTCGAGCCTGCTGTACACGACGATCATCGGGCTTGCCGCGCCGCTCGGGCCGCTCCTCGGCTACTGGATCGCGGATCGATTCGAACGCAAGCACGTGATCGTCGGCATGGCGGCGCTCAATATCGTCAGCGGGCTGCTGTTCAGCCAGGCGGCATCGGCGGTTGCGATCGTGACGCTCGGCGTGCTGCTGACGCTGGCGGGCAACATCATCTCGTTCACCTATCACGCGTATCAGCAGGAGCTGTATCCGACGGCGATACGCGCGCGTGCGGTGGGCTTCGTTTATTCGTGGAGCCGGATGTCGGCGGTGTTCAGTTCGTTCGTGATCGCGTTCACGCTGAAGGAATTCGGCGTCACGGGCGTGTTCGTTTTTATCGCCGGAGCGATGGCGCTCGTCATTGTCGCGATCGGATTGATGGGGCCAAGAACGCTCGGCAAATCGCTTGAAAGCATTTCGCACTGAGCGATTCGGTGTGAGCCAGCGGCCGGTTTGACCGGCCGCTGTTTTCACGTGCCGCACGCGTGAATCAGAAACTGCTGTAACGCCGTCGCCGGGCCGTTCAGCTGCGCGCCCTTCTGCCAGATCATGCCGGCGTCCATCTGCGGCACGGTGTCGAGAACAGGCCGCGCTTCGATGCGATTCCCTTCGAGCGACCACGGACGAAACACCATATCCGACAGCACGGTCACGCCGAAACCGTGCGCGACGAGCCCGCGCAGCGCTTCCATCGAACTCGTGCGAAACGCGATGTTCGGCTCGAGTCCCTTCTTTTTCCAGTAACGCAGCGTCGACTGCTCGCCTTCATCGACGGTGATCAGGATGTACGGATGCGCCGCGATGTCTTTCAGCGACGGCGCGTCGACCTGCGCGAGCGGATGAGTCGGCGCGACCCACAACTGCCGCCTGGAACGGATCAACACCTGGCTGCCGAAGCGGCTCAACTTCTCGATATTCGACAGCAGCACCACGCCGATATCGACATCGCCGTCGAGCACAGCCCGCTCGATATCCACGCGCTCCATATCACGCAGATCGAATTCGATGAACGGATACGTCGCGCGAAA
This Paraburkholderia sabiae DNA region includes the following protein-coding sequences:
- a CDS encoding porin, whose translation is MKKLAIFASAVISACALGTAHAQSSVTLYGVIDNGIEYQDGGAGAVVRASSGGLAATVYGMKGEEDIGGGLHVNFQLEQGFSAVNGQASNPADAFNRLAWVGLSGDFGELRFGRQKKPEYLYLNREMDAVGVQSIASPLNNFNDVTVRASNAITYFTPEAYGLTAQFSVAMRDDTTKPTNGIQFYNAVARWVSGHFRVAAGYEQQGNASGTALQRVLRAVASYGTKSARVYLAYQSERESDNSEKLDIYSLSGSYSFSPFDRLSLMYGYAHDRTGQGNNAQQVGLTYAYFLSKSTTLYTSAGFIQNRNQAQFTLNGTEYSGIDVTPGANVKGVIVGMVHRF
- a CDS encoding glutathione S-transferase family protein; protein product: MLEILGKASSINVRKVLWTCAELNLAFEREDWGSGFRSTQTPEFLSLNPNGLVPVVRDGDVVLWESNTIIRYLAARYDGAHLYPADPLLRARVDQWIDWQAADLNRSWSYAFLGLVRQSAAHQVASEIALSIDNWTRHMRILDEQLRATGAFVAGKQFSLADIPIALSVNRWFGTPFEHPHFPAVSGYFERLRERPGFGVHCGNGLP
- a CDS encoding LysR family transcriptional regulator; this encodes MRIDPYSLELFISVVQEGSIARAASRNHIAPSALSRRLADLETAMGLPLLIRSPSGVELTEAGRHAFARAVSVHDQLQSLAREVQSLSGQVAGVVRLYANASAIVGFLPERLKAFQARYPLVQIALTEQISDEVIRACVDDRADVGISASGEIPGGLESWHFADDPLMVVVPPGHELAALEAPSFNDVIRFPLVALQAGGSLDQILKERADAARTPLDLSVTVNSFDAQCRMVEAGLGIGIVPTSAASAFAGSHGFVRRPLDEPWARARTLRVHALRKSSRLKAVQALIEALATNEG
- a CDS encoding aconitase family protein — translated: MATLELTGRILFLCDDPERVERQLGGVDLTQASAGTLRDDVSTDEITPMSVLTRFDERLGRFPYLGFRTGGRNPIGADAIRAGGFCVTVAGNRYGKGSSREHSPLAEYRAGIRLVIAKSFERIYRQNADNLGLFTSTDFGLIERIRRGEPVDIEELVASRDNLSASILRSGGLLRYGARYMRTIEPAASAVDNSPRTLAQKILERHALRTEGTGESLAPGSGVFVRADWRFIHEYYTGMATHMLHATFGKPLSLHQPDSILTFEDHLSYSHKSELHIRNGLLPDVRELSAAHRQFAQDYALTNHGYLSESGSGIDEGSEGISHAMMAERYALPGQVIVGTDSHTPHSGALGCVAFGVGTTDMANAFVTGAVRMTVPQSLRVDFNGPIPPGVTAKDLVLHLLAEPAIRSGAGVGKVFEFAGSAMSQLTTDERTTLTNMTAELGGFTGLVAPDAETVRFLKERRGIDFVIEPWMHSDAGASYADVIEIDCTRITPMLAAPGDPGNGVALSDLAERPHVDIAYGGSCTAGKREDFDHYHEVLAWAAARDLRVPADVKLYLQFGTSDVRDYCAERGYLDAFEKVGAILLQPSCGACANCGPGSSTDAGEVTISAINRNFPGRSGPGQVWLASPPTVVASALAGRIASFAELQAQYA
- a CDS encoding MFS transporter is translated as MTTLEGASHLRATDHLARADASQAAGTGEISARLDRLPGTRAVWKLILLLSLGFFFELYDLLFTGYIAPGLVKSGILTPTTTGLFGTSGVASFIAALFCGLFIGTIACGFLADRFGRRAIFTWSLLWYVAANTVMAFQDTASGLNLWRFISGMGIGVELITIGTYMSELAPKHLRGRAFAICQTIGFSAVPVVAFLSYLLVPAMPFGMDGWRWVVLLGGISALFVWYFRRNLPESPRWLASKGRIREANEVLARLEEQVERQYGQPLPEPGAPDPVPRKATFADMWKPPYRKRTLMLIAFHIFQTVGFYGFANWVPTLLVKQGITVTSSLLYTTIIGLAAPLGPLLGYWIADRFERKHVIVGMAALNIVSGLLFSQAASAVAIVTLGVLLTLAGNIISFTYHAYQQELYPTAIRARAVGFVYSWSRMSAVFSSFVIAFTLKEFGVTGVFVFIAGAMALVIVAIGLMGPRTLGKSLESISH
- a CDS encoding LysR family transcriptional regulator, translated to MAFDLTLRQLRYFAAAAQTGQFSMAAANEHVSQSAITNAVLALENGLGTRLFERLPQGVTLTPDGQDFYNHARRVLDAARDAVHKPPFRSHDMRGTVRIAASYTVLGYFLPELLARFRATYPFIEFDLRDMERVDIERAVLDGDVDIGVVLLSNIEKLSRFGSQVLIRSRRQLWVAPTHPLAQVDAPSLKDIAAHPYILITVDEGEQSTLRYWKKKGLEPNIAFRTSSMEALRGLVAHGFGVTVLSDMVFRPWSLEGNRIEARPVLDTVPQMDAGMIWQKGAQLNGPATALQQFLIHACGT